In the genome of Vicia villosa cultivar HV-30 ecotype Madison, WI linkage group LG7, Vvil1.0, whole genome shotgun sequence, one region contains:
- the LOC131616221 gene encoding auxin-induced in root cultures protein 12-like — translation MASSSSSLLFSPFVLALTVSIFISLFPTNSALTCATQKLSPNHTFANCTDLPTLGATLHYTYNDTTRAISVAYSATPPENGWVAWGINPTGGKMVGTQALVAFKNQDKVQVQLSNISSYGPITATNNLSVATSAVSGEEANGVITIFATVILPEKTDVNITQVWQVGPVVSGRPAKHGSTQDNLNAFAKLSVETTAIGGANSTTGGGNSTAPAPSAAGEKSGGVSLVASGLGFVLMMLLSLITM, via the coding sequence AtggcttcttcatcttcttcattactTTTTTCACCTTTCGTTTTGGCACTCACAGTTTCCATTTTCATCTCTCTTTTCCCCACTAATTCAGCTCTCACATGTGCTACTCAGAAGCTTTCACCAAACCACACCTTCGCAAACTGCACAGATCTCCCAACTCTCGGCGCGACTCTTCATTACACCTACAACGACACCACCCGCGCCATCTCCGTCGCGTACTCCGCCACACCGCCTGAAAACGGTTGGGTTGCATGGGGAATTAACCCCACCGGCGGCAAAATGGTCGGAACCCAAGCACTCGTCGCTTTCAAAAATCAAGACAAAGTCCAAGTCCAGCTTTCCAATATCAGTTCATACGGACCTATCACCGCCACCAACAATCTCTCCGTTGCAACATCGGCGGTTTCCGGCGAAGAAGCTAACGGCGTTATAACGATATTCGCGACGGTTATATTACCGGAAAAGACGGATGTGAACATTACTCAGGTCTGGCAAGTGGGACCCGTCGTTAGTGGAAGGCCAGCGAAGCATGGTTCAACGCAGGATAACTTGAACGCTTTTGCGAAATTGTCTGTGGAGACCACTGCAATTGGAGGTGCGAATAGCACTACTGGAGGTGGGAATAGCACCGCACCTGCTCCTTCTGCTGCTGGTGAAAAGAGTGGTGGGGTGAGTTTAGTAGCATCTGGGTTGGGATTTgttttgatgatgttgttgagTTTAATTACTATGTGA